A single genomic interval of Myxosarcina sp. GI1 harbors:
- a CDS encoding response regulator — MITDPSIRDQAYQYFLEEAPELLQTIEEELLAINDELSDLNERPRRVNKLMRATHTLKGGAANVGLETIKTVAHSMEDVFKALYNKELVIDNETRKLLYESLDCLRIPLTAEFSQAPIDRDEILDRTATVFTELQDKFGDYLSDQDAFPTSEELGLDVVESFFQAVIPERIQELSVALASNDNKEIAETLRSQAEIFLGLAESLNLLGLAEISQTIITAIDTNPHQAAAITEAAIANLELAQKQVMEGDRERGGEPIPELQKFVSTLDASAIDESEAISTVEVEESESLSGIWGIGAEAESTETAEAITTEADEEKDTESLSGIWSIGAEDESTETAEAITTEADEEKDTESLSGIWSIGAEDESTETAEAITAEADEEDTEFLSGIWGIGAEDESTETAEATTIENQEEDSDLSQIWGMSEEVTEVTTNETRKDSTKEDSERAAEKAIVPSEVSVPAVAENSQISKSKTANRYGSFSSPGHQKPKQQPAVNQTVRVNLESLERLNDLVGELLIDRNKSVLKDEQIHYLVRELINKINHNEKVIEQLIGLIDEAQLSSHQKEILKDLPEKLQLLTDASNIEERKNINISKVENQNDLSKLLESAQTSNYEIIDLAEKIKTHNKQAKLDAQKQQRMLLNMRDELIETRMSPVGRLFNRFPRLLQQLSITHSKKTELSISGSHILIDKTIEEKLYDPLLHLVRNSFDHGLESNEHRVQMGKPETGTIFLRAYYQGSQTIIEVGDDGGGINIEKIKQKGIDKKLITPQEANSLSPSQLLEILFEPGFSTADKLSDLSGRGVGLDVVRSQIEAMNGTISIESIPQQGTTFALQIPLTLTIAKLMLTKAAGMTYALLIDAIERIVIPNNSQVQMFEGQKVLHWHTESGTDMIPVRQLSSLIEYPRTIAQRKPSESRLDNPILLLRRQGGLIGLEVDEVLGEQELVIRPLGSAIIPPSYIYGCSVLKDSSLTLVIDGAALLRDAQSKKDLVTQKAFLADVNFQALPGNSETPQLLPEASSLAKTLLVVDDSSSLRKTIAMSLEKISQEVIQADNGINALSKLQKSSEVELIVCDLEMPLMNGFQFLQALSQNSNLKDIPVIILTSRDSEKHRKLALQLGAVAYLVKPCAEPELFATINNILAQKSK, encoded by the coding sequence ATGATTACCGATCCTAGTATTCGCGACCAAGCCTATCAGTATTTTTTAGAAGAAGCTCCAGAACTATTGCAAACCATTGAAGAAGAATTATTGGCTATTAATGACGAACTTTCCGACCTCAACGAACGACCGAGGAGAGTTAATAAGTTGATGCGAGCTACCCACACTCTTAAAGGAGGAGCGGCAAATGTGGGTTTGGAAACCATCAAAACCGTAGCTCATTCAATGGAAGATGTTTTTAAAGCCCTATACAATAAAGAATTAGTAATCGATAACGAAACCAGAAAATTACTCTATGAAAGTTTAGACTGCTTGCGAATTCCTCTAACCGCTGAATTTAGTCAGGCTCCTATAGACCGCGATGAAATCTTAGACCGAACCGCAACAGTTTTTACCGAATTACAAGATAAATTTGGCGATTATCTCAGCGATCAGGATGCTTTTCCTACCTCCGAAGAATTGGGATTAGATGTGGTCGAATCTTTCTTTCAAGCAGTTATTCCCGAACGGATTCAAGAACTGTCTGTAGCTTTAGCCAGCAACGACAATAAAGAGATTGCCGAAACTCTGCGCTCTCAAGCAGAAATTTTTCTCGGTCTGGCAGAATCTCTCAATCTTTTGGGACTTGCTGAAATCTCTCAAACTATTATTACCGCGATCGATACTAATCCTCACCAAGCTGCGGCAATTACCGAAGCAGCGATCGCCAATTTAGAACTAGCGCAAAAACAGGTTATGGAAGGCGATCGCGAGCGTGGTGGCGAACCCATTCCCGAATTGCAAAAATTTGTCTCTACTTTGGATGCTTCCGCAATTGATGAGTCGGAAGCGATATCGACGGTTGAAGTGGAAGAATCCGAATCTCTTAGTGGAATTTGGGGCATCGGCGCAGAAGCGGAATCGACAGAGACAGCAGAAGCAATTACTACTGAAGCTGATGAGGAAAAAGACACAGAATCTCTTAGTGGAATTTGGAGCATCGGCGCAGAAGACGAATCGACAGAGACAGCAGAAGCAATTACTACTGAAGCTGATGAGGAAAAAGACACAGAATCTCTTAGTGGAATTTGGAGCATCGGCGCAGAAGACGAATCGACAGAGACAGCAGAAGCAATTACTGCTGAAGCTGATGAAGAAGACACAGAATTTCTCAGTGGAATTTGGGGCATCGGCGCAGAAGACGAATCGACAGAGACAGCAGAAGCGACGACGATTGAAAACCAAGAGGAAGACTCCGATCTCAGCCAGATTTGGGGCATGAGCGAAGAAGTTACAGAAGTAACTACTAACGAAACTCGAAAAGATTCTACTAAAGAAGATTCCGAGCGAGCAGCAGAAAAAGCAATTGTGCCTTCAGAAGTCTCAGTTCCTGCGGTCGCAGAAAACTCTCAAATATCTAAATCTAAAACGGCAAACAGATACGGCAGCTTTTCCTCTCCAGGACACCAAAAACCCAAACAACAACCTGCTGTAAATCAGACCGTTAGGGTTAATTTAGAATCTTTAGAAAGACTAAACGATCTAGTTGGTGAATTGTTAATCGATCGCAATAAAAGCGTTCTTAAAGACGAACAGATTCATTATTTAGTTCGAGAGTTAATAAATAAAATCAATCATAACGAAAAAGTAATCGAGCAGCTTATCGGTCTTATTGATGAAGCTCAACTTTCTTCACATCAAAAAGAAATTTTAAAAGATTTGCCTGAAAAATTACAGCTATTAACCGATGCTTCAAACATAGAAGAACGAAAAAACATTAATATATCAAAAGTCGAAAATCAAAATGATTTAAGTAAGCTATTAGAATCTGCTCAAACTAGCAACTATGAAATAATCGACTTAGCAGAAAAAATTAAAACCCATAATAAGCAAGCAAAACTAGATGCCCAAAAACAACAAAGAATGTTGTTAAATATGCGAGATGAGTTGATTGAAACTAGAATGTCGCCAGTAGGCAGACTGTTCAATCGCTTTCCTCGCTTGCTACAGCAGCTATCAATTACTCATAGTAAAAAAACCGAATTAAGTATTAGCGGCAGTCATATTTTAATTGACAAAACAATTGAAGAAAAACTATACGATCCCTTATTACATTTGGTTCGTAATTCCTTCGATCATGGTTTGGAAAGTAACGAACATCGCGTCCAAATGGGCAAACCAGAAACTGGAACTATATTTTTGAGAGCTTACTATCAAGGCAGCCAAACTATTATCGAAGTAGGTGATGATGGCGGTGGAATCAATATTGAAAAAATCAAACAAAAAGGTATTGACAAAAAACTTATTACCCCACAAGAAGCTAATAGTTTGTCTCCATCGCAACTACTAGAGATCTTGTTTGAGCCAGGATTTTCTACTGCCGATAAACTCAGCGATTTATCTGGCAGAGGCGTGGGATTGGATGTAGTGCGATCGCAAATTGAAGCCATGAATGGCACCATATCAATTGAGTCCATTCCCCAACAGGGAACTACTTTCGCGCTGCAAATTCCTCTAACTCTAACTATCGCCAAACTAATGCTGACTAAAGCCGCAGGTATGACCTATGCTTTGTTAATTGATGCGATCGAAAGAATCGTAATTCCTAACAATTCGCAAGTGCAAATGTTTGAAGGACAGAAAGTTTTACATTGGCACACTGAATCTGGTACGGATATGATTCCCGTACGACAGCTTTCTAGTTTGATTGAATATCCTAGAACGATTGCTCAAAGGAAACCTTCTGAATCTAGACTTGACAATCCTATTTTATTGCTGCGCCGACAGGGAGGTTTAATCGGTTTAGAAGTCGATGAAGTTTTAGGTGAACAAGAATTAGTTATTAGACCTTTAGGTAGTGCGATTATTCCTCCTAGTTACATTTATGGCTGTAGCGTTCTCAAAGACAGCAGTTTGACATTAGTCATCGACGGGGCAGCTTTACTCAGAGATGCACAGTCCAAAAAAGATCTTGTTACTCAAAAAGCATTTCTAGCCGATGTTAATTTTCAAGCTTTGCCTGGCAATTCAGAGACCCCGCAACTGCTTCCCGAAGCCTCTTCACTGGCAAAAACTCTGTTAGTAGTTGATGATTCGAGCAGCTTGCGTAAAACTATTGCTATGTCTTTAGAAAAAATCAGCCAGGAAGTAATTCAGGCTGATAATGGAATTAATGCTCTTAGTAAATTGCAAAAATCCAGTGAAGTCGAACTGATCGTTTGCGATCTCGAAATGCCTTTGATGAATGGATTTCAATTTTTGCAGGCTTTGAGCCAAAATTCTAATCTTAAAGATATTCCCGTAATTATTTTAACTTCTAGAGATAGCGAAAAACATCGAAAATTAGCTTTACAATTGGGGGCTGTAGCATATTTAGTTAAGCCTTGTGCCGAACCAGAATTGTTTGCAACCATTAATAATATTCTCGCACAAAAGTCTAAATAA
- a CDS encoding response regulator produces the protein MNQVQGKFYHQLIYLKQKQFTGKIIVQFEQITTWYICLRLGRLVWTSGGIHPNRAWKRAIDKYCPHVNWKELEVKNFNENECPNYSILKFLFEKQLIDKENASELIKIRAIECLFDILQIESKRSLKISLEPKSASSFLVSTTSRSVALIDIEDTLNTALQTWLKWQQKGLADWSPNLAPMMNKQNELREEVSGIVYQNFLRLLDGRQTLRDLSYRMDKEVHKLSYTLVPYIKQGLLTLLEVKDIEPPRHMTQLSTRQQQNDSNVPLIACVDDSPQICKIMEQIITKQGYRFISIQEPLQALPALIKDNPSLIFLDIGMPVVNGYEICAQVRRVSKLKNTPIIFLTGNDGIVDRMRAKVVGADAFVAKPIEIEKIIAAIEKNLKTSSKVNKFIASNNSSLVTE, from the coding sequence ATGAATCAAGTTCAAGGTAAATTTTATCATCAATTAATTTATCTCAAACAAAAACAGTTTACTGGTAAAATCATCGTACAGTTTGAGCAAATAACAACATGGTATATCTGTTTGCGTTTGGGACGCTTAGTTTGGACTAGTGGCGGCATACATCCCAATCGCGCCTGGAAAAGAGCTATTGATAAATACTGCCCTCATGTCAACTGGAAAGAACTCGAAGTAAAAAATTTTAACGAGAATGAATGTCCAAATTATTCAATTTTAAAATTTTTGTTTGAAAAACAATTAATTGATAAAGAAAATGCCAGCGAACTAATAAAAATAAGAGCAATTGAATGTTTATTTGATATACTACAAATCGAAAGCAAAAGATCTCTAAAAATTTCGCTCGAACCTAAGTCTGCTTCTTCATTTCTAGTCTCAACTACATCAAGATCGGTTGCTTTAATCGACATTGAAGATACTCTTAATACCGCCCTACAAACTTGGCTAAAGTGGCAGCAAAAAGGACTTGCAGATTGGTCGCCAAATTTAGCTCCTATGATGAATAAACAGAATGAGCTACGCGAAGAAGTATCGGGTATTGTCTACCAAAATTTCTTAAGATTGTTAGATGGTCGACAAACTTTAAGAGATTTGAGCTATCGAATGGACAAAGAGGTACATAAGCTCTCTTATACTTTAGTTCCTTATATTAAACAGGGTCTTTTAACTTTACTGGAAGTAAAAGATATCGAACCTCCCAGACATATGACCCAGCTATCTACTCGGCAGCAGCAAAATGATAGCAACGTTCCATTAATTGCTTGTGTTGATGATAGTCCTCAAATCTGTAAAATCATGGAACAGATTATTACCAAGCAAGGATATCGCTTTATCAGTATTCAAGAACCATTACAGGCTTTGCCTGCTTTAATCAAAGATAATCCCAGCCTGATTTTTTTAGACATCGGCATGCCCGTAGTCAACGGTTATGAAATTTGTGCTCAAGTTAGAAGAGTTTCCAAACTTAAAAATACTCCTATAATCTTTTTAACTGGCAATGATGGTATTGTCGATCGCATGAGAGCCAAAGTTGTTGGGGCAGATGCTTTTGTTGCCAAACCTATAGAAATAGAAAAAATCATCGCTGCTATAGAAAAAAATTTAAAAACTTCATCTAAAGTTAATAAATTTATAGCTTCTAACAACTCAAGCTTAGTAACAGAGTAA
- a CDS encoding chemotaxis protein CheW — translation MLGSSTSDSLSFSLATKATNFSQPVRKYLQFKLGEKRTQSLAASGDIALLEAKLVTEVITVSTDDILPVPQMFYCILGTYSWRSEMLWIVDLENLLGYPPSLDSDAEKRELLVMVVEDRGQSIGFVVPKIDNLVEYETEQFKLPSSELFSAEVIPFLQGYFTNTNNQIIMSIDAREIFNFFSMKTEFNYSYRS, via the coding sequence ATGTTAGGTTCATCCACATCTGACTCACTGTCATTTAGCCTTGCTACAAAAGCAACTAACTTTTCCCAACCAGTTCGTAAATATTTGCAATTTAAGTTGGGTGAAAAGCGAACTCAATCTTTAGCTGCTTCAGGTGATATCGCTTTATTAGAAGCAAAACTTGTTACTGAAGTAATAACTGTTTCTACAGACGATATTTTGCCCGTTCCGCAGATGTTTTACTGTATTTTGGGAACTTATAGCTGGCGCAGCGAAATGCTTTGGATTGTAGATTTAGAAAATCTTTTGGGTTATCCTCCCTCACTAGATTCAGACGCAGAAAAACGTGAATTATTAGTTATGGTGGTCGAAGATCGAGGACAGTCTATTGGTTTTGTTGTCCCAAAAATTGATAATTTAGTCGAATATGAAACAGAACAGTTTAAGTTACCTTCTTCGGAATTATTTTCAGCCGAAGTAATACCTTTTCTGCAAGGTTATTTTACTAACACCAATAATCAAATAATTATGTCCATTGATGCCAGAGAAATTTTTAATTTTTTCTCAATGAAGACTGAATTCAACTACTCTTATCGTAGCTAA
- a CDS encoding GAF domain-containing protein has product MDLSTTLHTENSSETNLENGSQSSANPSKTEIVQKIKKNLFKQERERLWKVLQRIRQSKDSNSLLNNTTKAIQSELKADRVVIYRFDDESNGQIVAEALTSGWTPALEQTIPGNCFGGQSVADYQSKGYVAIANVASSSLTPYQKQLLEGFQIKSSLAVPIVFDSFLPDNANTATNVWGLLVVQQCSQPRQWQEDEINLLDRLSIELSRALQPPLPKLQSGSEDLVGIIDREIHHTMQRMLHEIRQSMKADRVLIYGFNPDWSGEVLAESVDSQWTKAGDSFNKDCFITTENHKPYYVVNNIDAQNVAPCLKESVAALQAKAYIAVSVKAGDRLMGILTVYQNSEPRNWQPAEIEQMQKYAERFSHPLKQISSTRHLKFQAKKFEQFSQQDFLTSINNEAREQMQNLLDKVRASMKLDRAAVFGFNPDWSGKVLAESFGSSWNPMGSVLDKDFHFKGGEFESYYIANDVQSKGLARAVLEKFEQMQARAYIVVPIHANNQLLGVLGVYQNSGSRNWQESDVKQVKEFAARLVLPLQQTSYLRNIEFQSQQMDETFKREKSLSKILEKVRLAKEEKAAFQIATTEGRKILDVDRVAIYRFNEDYSGNFIAESVAPGWTSLLDTVPFIEDTFLQNTKGGRYKNGECFSVEDIYLTDHKACHIELLEQMEARAYVIAPVFLSDSNMFASKKLWGLIAVYQNTGARRWQNYEVETVRQLGLQVGIAIQQISYLDRFKKQAEQEKASNRIIERIRKAQDIDEIFKVATDEMRHVLKTDRAIVYQFNQDWSGQVIAESVAGGWVSLLVEQQEDKVLSGNRTQNDRCILRKWAVDDITDTDTYFERTRGGKYAKGKKFTAVDDIYKQKFPDCYISSLEKYQARAYIIAPIFQGEELWGLLGVYQNSGTRTWEESETEQMIQIASQLAVALQQAEYINKLKQQAKEQAIAAERAKTTTDLIDKIRQSQNIDSIFKVTTKEVRKVLQADRCIVYQFEEDWSGQVVAESVAGDWVSLLVEQKSGGELEEVVRDARVKNDRCILRKWGTKDITVTDTYFEDTREGNKYAQGQKFTAVDDIYTQGFPDCYVESLEKYQARAYILVPIFQGEKLWGLLGIYQNSGTRAWQKTETQLMVQIANQLAVALQQATYLDRIQAQSAELEATIKRERAAKEELQKQAVEMLRTVRPAFTGDLTVRAQVTENEIGTIAGAYNTTLDSLKGIVMQVQEAAAQVAQTTSSSSNAVDGLSLQSQKQLQELNQALSRVQAMIDASTVTTNNAQRVEMAIEQADRTVQAGDAAMNDTVDSIVSLRQTVAEAGKRVKSLSDSSQKISKVVSLIGTFATQTNLLALNAALEATRAGEYGKGFAVVADEVRNLSLQSSEATTEIEKLVREIQEETQEVAAAMEAGVVQVAEGTDLVTTTRKSLNEIVTATAEIRTLVRGITSAANAQTQEAESVTAVMGQVAEIANETTQDSSKISASFQQLEQLAQNLQASVSQFKVK; this is encoded by the coding sequence ATGGATTTATCAACTACACTACACACTGAAAATTCATCCGAAACTAACCTGGAAAATGGTAGTCAATCGAGTGCCAATCCTTCTAAAACTGAAATCGTTCAAAAAATCAAAAAAAATCTTTTCAAGCAAGAGCGCGAACGCCTTTGGAAAGTGCTCCAACGAATTCGTCAGTCAAAAGATTCCAACAGTCTTTTAAACAACACTACTAAAGCGATACAGAGCGAACTAAAAGCCGATCGCGTTGTTATCTATCGTTTTGATGACGAAAGCAACGGTCAGATAGTAGCAGAAGCATTAACTTCGGGATGGACTCCTGCTTTAGAGCAAACCATACCTGGAAATTGTTTTGGAGGTCAATCGGTAGCAGACTATCAGAGTAAAGGCTATGTAGCGATCGCCAACGTTGCCAGCAGTAGCTTGACCCCGTACCAAAAACAGTTACTCGAAGGATTTCAAATAAAATCTTCATTAGCCGTTCCTATAGTATTCGATTCCTTTTTGCCCGACAATGCCAATACTGCTACTAATGTTTGGGGTTTATTGGTCGTTCAACAGTGCAGCCAACCGCGCCAATGGCAGGAAGACGAAATCAATTTGTTAGATCGCTTGAGTATCGAACTATCTCGCGCCTTGCAGCCTCCATTACCTAAATTACAGTCAGGATCGGAAGATTTGGTAGGAATTATCGATCGTGAAATTCATCACACGATGCAGCGTATGCTGCACGAGATTCGCCAGTCTATGAAAGCCGATCGAGTACTAATTTATGGTTTCAATCCTGACTGGAGTGGGGAAGTATTAGCCGAGTCAGTAGATTCTCAGTGGACAAAAGCTGGTGATTCTTTTAACAAAGATTGTTTTATCACCACTGAAAATCACAAACCCTACTACGTGGTTAACAATATCGATGCACAAAATGTCGCTCCCTGTTTGAAAGAATCTGTTGCAGCTTTACAGGCAAAAGCTTACATTGCTGTTTCGGTTAAAGCTGGCGATCGCTTAATGGGCATACTTACCGTTTACCAAAATTCGGAACCTCGTAATTGGCAACCAGCAGAAATCGAGCAGATGCAAAAATATGCCGAGCGATTTAGTCATCCCCTCAAGCAAATTAGCTCTACTCGTCACCTGAAATTTCAGGCTAAAAAATTCGAGCAATTTTCGCAACAAGATTTTTTAACCTCAATCAACAATGAAGCTAGAGAGCAAATGCAGAATTTGCTAGACAAAGTTCGCGCTTCGATGAAACTAGATCGAGCCGCTGTCTTTGGCTTCAATCCCGACTGGAGTGGGAAAGTCTTGGCTGAATCCTTTGGTTCTAGCTGGAATCCTATGGGTTCGGTATTAGATAAAGACTTTCATTTTAAAGGCGGAGAATTTGAGTCGTACTACATTGCCAACGATGTCCAATCTAAAGGACTAGCACGTGCGGTATTAGAAAAATTCGAGCAAATGCAGGCAAGAGCCTATATCGTAGTTCCAATCCATGCCAATAACCAGCTTTTGGGAGTGCTAGGCGTTTATCAAAACTCTGGTTCTCGTAACTGGCAAGAATCCGATGTCAAGCAAGTAAAAGAGTTTGCCGCTCGCCTCGTTTTACCGCTACAGCAAACATCTTATTTGCGAAACATAGAATTTCAAAGTCAGCAGATGGATGAGACTTTTAAACGCGAAAAAAGTCTATCTAAAATCTTGGAAAAAGTCAGATTGGCTAAAGAAGAAAAAGCAGCCTTTCAAATTGCTACTACCGAAGGTAGAAAAATCCTCGATGTCGATCGCGTAGCGATTTATCGCTTTAATGAAGATTATAGTGGTAATTTTATTGCCGAATCTGTCGCTCCTGGATGGACTAGCCTGTTAGATACGGTTCCATTTATCGAAGATACTTTCCTGCAAAATACCAAAGGCGGTCGCTACAAGAATGGTGAGTGCTTTAGCGTTGAAGATATTTATCTTACCGATCATAAAGCCTGTCACATCGAACTACTAGAACAGATGGAAGCGAGAGCTTATGTTATCGCTCCTGTCTTCCTTAGCGACAGCAATATGTTTGCTAGCAAAAAACTCTGGGGTTTGATTGCCGTCTATCAAAATACGGGAGCGCGTCGCTGGCAAAACTACGAAGTAGAAACCGTCAGACAGTTGGGTTTACAAGTAGGTATTGCCATCCAGCAAATTAGCTATCTCGATCGCTTTAAAAAACAGGCAGAACAGGAAAAAGCCAGCAATCGCATTATCGAGCGGATTCGTAAGGCGCAGGATATCGATGAAATTTTTAAAGTTGCTACCGATGAAATGCGCCACGTCCTCAAAACCGATCGCGCCATCGTCTATCAATTTAACCAAGACTGGAGCGGACAGGTAATAGCAGAATCGGTTGCTGGTGGCTGGGTATCTTTACTGGTAGAACAGCAAGAAGATAAAGTCCTTAGCGGCAACCGTACTCAAAACGATCGCTGTATCTTAAGAAAATGGGCAGTTGACGATATTACCGACACCGATACTTATTTCGAGCGTACCAGAGGTGGTAAATATGCCAAAGGTAAAAAATTTACTGCCGTCGATGATATTTACAAGCAAAAATTTCCCGACTGCTATATTTCTTCCTTAGAAAAATATCAGGCAAGAGCCTATATAATCGCACCCATTTTTCAAGGAGAAGAGCTTTGGGGACTATTGGGAGTCTATCAAAACTCTGGAACTCGCACTTGGGAAGAATCTGAAACCGAACAAATGATTCAGATTGCCAGTCAGCTAGCTGTAGCTCTCCAGCAAGCAGAGTATATAAATAAGCTCAAACAGCAAGCAAAAGAACAGGCGATCGCTGCTGAGCGTGCCAAAACTACTACAGATCTAATCGATAAAATCAGACAATCTCAAAATATCGATTCGATCTTTAAAGTTACCACCAAAGAAGTACGCAAAGTTTTACAAGCCGACCGCTGTATCGTCTATCAGTTTGAAGAAGACTGGAGCGGACAGGTAGTAGCCGAATCTGTCGCTGGTGATTGGGTATCGCTACTGGTAGAGCAAAAAAGTGGCGGCGAACTAGAAGAAGTCGTTCGGGATGCTCGCGTCAAAAACGACCGGTGTATCCTCAGAAAGTGGGGGACTAAGGATATTACCGTCACCGATACTTATTTTGAAGATACCAGAGAAGGTAATAAATACGCTCAAGGTCAAAAGTTTACTGCCGTAGACGATATCTACACCCAAGGCTTTCCCGACTGCTATGTCGAGTCCTTAGAAAAATATCAGGCAAGAGCTTATATTCTCGTCCCTATCTTTCAGGGAGAGAAGCTTTGGGGACTATTAGGTATTTACCAAAATTCGGGTACTCGTGCTTGGCAAAAAACAGAAACTCAGTTAATGGTGCAAATTGCCAATCAGCTAGCAGTCGCTCTCCAGCAAGCCACTTATTTAGACCGCATTCAAGCCCAATCAGCAGAACTCGAAGCAACTATCAAACGTGAGAGAGCCGCTAAAGAAGAACTGCAAAAACAGGCAGTAGAAATGCTACGGACAGTAAGACCTGCATTTACTGGCGATTTAACCGTTCGCGCTCAGGTAACAGAAAACGAAATTGGTACGATCGCTGGAGCTTATAATACTACACTCGATTCTCTAAAAGGAATTGTCATGCAGGTGCAGGAAGCTGCCGCTCAGGTCGCTCAAACTACTAGTTCTAGTAGTAATGCTGTAGATGGTCTATCCTTGCAATCTCAAAAACAGTTGCAGGAGCTAAACCAGGCATTAAGTCGCGTCCAGGCAATGATCGATGCATCGACTGTTACTACCAACAATGCTCAAAGAGTAGAAATGGCGATCGAACAGGCAGATCGTACCGTCCAAGCTGGCGATGCGGCAATGAATGACACGGTAGACAGTATTGTTAGTCTGCGGCAAACCGTAGCCGAAGCGGGTAAGCGAGTTAAAAGCTTGAGCGATTCTTCGCAAAAAATCTCTAAGGTAGTCAGTCTCATCGGTACTTTTGCCACTCAAACCAACCTGTTAGCACTAAACGCTGCCCTGGAAGCTACTAGAGCGGGCGAATACGGTAAAGGGTTTGCCGTAGTAGCCGATGAAGTAAGAAATTTGTCGCTTCAGTCGAGCGAAGCTACTACCGAAATTGAAAAACTTGTTAGAGAAATTCAAGAGGAAACTCAAGAGGTAGCGGCAGCAATGGAAGCTGGAGTCGTACAGGTAGCAGAGGGAACCGATCTAGTTACTACCACTCGCAAGAGTTTGAACGAAATCGTTACCGCTACTGCCGAAATTCGTACTTTGGTTAGAGGAATTACTTCTGCGGCTAATGCCCAAACTCAAGAAGCAGAATCGGTAACTGCGGTTATGGGGCAAGTAGCAGAAATTGCTAACGAAACTACCCAGGATTCCAGTAAAATTTCGGCTTCGTTCCAACAGCTAGAACAACTGGCACAAAATTTACAAGCCAGCGTTTCTCAGTTCAAAGTCAAGTAG
- a CDS encoding response regulator transcription factor, which translates to MSKVMVVDDSLTDRRVITTYLEQMGLTVLDVNSAEEAMEKLSQYQPSLIVLDVVMGGKSGFEMCRSLKADIDTKKIPVILCSSKSTEADKIWGDVVGADAYIAKPVNRDELIDKVQQLITA; encoded by the coding sequence ATGAGTAAAGTCATGGTAGTTGATGATAGTTTGACCGATCGCAGAGTAATAACTACTTATTTAGAACAAATGGGATTAACGGTACTCGATGTAAATAGTGCCGAAGAAGCAATGGAAAAATTGAGTCAATATCAGCCCAGTTTAATTGTTTTAGATGTGGTAATGGGTGGTAAAAGTGGTTTTGAAATGTGCCGCAGTCTTAAAGCAGATATCGATACTAAAAAAATTCCCGTTATTCTCTGTTCTTCTAAGTCTACAGAAGCCGATAAAATTTGGGGCGATGTAGTTGGTGCAGATGCTTATATTGCCAAACCCGTAAACCGCGATGAACTAATTGATAAAGTTCAACAGCTGATTACTGCTTAA